In the genome of Deinococcus deserti VCD115, one region contains:
- a CDS encoding CCA tRNA nucleotidyltransferase, translating into MTAAFAAAAWDRLQPQDRAWLTEVATHAGGGRVALVGGAVRDALLGHTPLDLDVVVEGAPVLAVAENTGLPFTFHPAFQNATLSLPDGRSADLVQARRETYPQPGANPVPHPGTLTDDLRRRDFGLNALALLVRPNGEPVFLDEVGGLDDLEARQLRPLHASSLRDDASRLVRGARLAARLELHASPELLEQIPDALHMAAITPRLWAELKLLLQEPRPGQAARRLQEWGAGALLPGLKLLEALDDVQASGTALPWLVYAAAMLSASDQPAALAARMGLGERPGALLARALSDTYFPDGTPELLLRRLLRPDSYSPLTGRDVVALGVTPGKAVGQALAHLASLRRTGQVHSAEEERAALQRYLLAR; encoded by the coding sequence ATGACGGCAGCTTTTGCCGCCGCCGCATGGGACCGGCTGCAGCCGCAGGACCGGGCGTGGCTGACTGAAGTGGCCACACATGCCGGAGGCGGGCGCGTGGCGCTGGTCGGCGGCGCTGTACGTGACGCCCTGCTGGGGCACACCCCTCTGGACCTGGATGTGGTGGTTGAGGGAGCACCGGTGCTGGCCGTCGCCGAGAACACAGGCCTGCCTTTTACTTTTCACCCTGCTTTCCAGAACGCCACCCTGAGCCTGCCCGATGGCCGGTCTGCAGACCTCGTGCAGGCCAGGCGCGAAACCTACCCGCAGCCTGGGGCCAATCCCGTGCCGCACCCAGGCACTTTGACCGATGACCTCCGCCGACGTGACTTCGGCCTGAATGCGCTGGCTCTGCTGGTTCGTCCAAACGGTGAGCCGGTCTTCCTGGACGAAGTGGGCGGCCTGGACGACCTTGAGGCCCGGCAGTTACGTCCCCTGCACGCCTCTTCCCTGCGCGACGATGCCAGCCGGCTGGTCCGCGGCGCGCGGCTGGCGGCCCGGCTTGAGCTGCACGCCAGCCCGGAGTTGCTCGAACAGATCCCGGACGCCCTGCACATGGCTGCCATAACACCCCGGCTGTGGGCCGAGCTGAAACTCCTGCTTCAGGAGCCCCGACCTGGGCAGGCGGCCCGCAGGCTTCAGGAGTGGGGGGCCGGTGCCCTGTTGCCCGGGCTGAAGTTACTGGAAGCGTTGGACGACGTCCAGGCGTCGGGCACGGCCCTGCCCTGGCTGGTCTATGCGGCAGCCATGCTTTCGGCGAGTGATCAGCCGGCTGCCCTCGCGGCCCGCATGGGCCTGGGGGAACGTCCTGGCGCCCTGCTTGCCCGGGCCCTGTCCGACACCTACTTCCCGGATGGAACACCAGAGCTGCTCCTGCGCCGGCTGCTGCGCCCGGACAGCTATTCGCCACTGACCGGGCGGGATGTTGTAGCGCTGGGGGTAACGCCGGGGAAGGCTGTGGGCCAGGCCCTGGCTCACCTCGCTTCCCTGCGCCGCACAGGACAGGTGCACTCGGCTGAAGAGGAACGTGCGGCCCTCCAAAGGTATCTGTTGGCCAGATAA
- a CDS encoding response regulator has protein sequence MSDAARPPEADTEMPRTITLLLVDDHPVVRKGTRELLEGETDLHVIGEAGSGEEAVVKARDLQPDVILMDVSMPGMNGIEATKAIKAERPGVGVLVLTSYDDDAYIFALLEAGAAGYLLKNASEDDLLGAVRAVAAGESALHPSVARKVLERFSTHTTPTPPEDDLSPRELEVLRVAATGRTNKEIARDLDISPRTVQVHLANIFSKLGVGSRTEAVLHGIKRGWIDPRTL, from the coding sequence ATGTCCGACGCTGCCCGTCCGCCCGAGGCCGACACCGAAATGCCCCGCACCATTACCCTGCTGCTGGTTGATGACCATCCGGTGGTGCGCAAGGGCACCCGTGAGCTGCTGGAGGGCGAGACGGACCTGCACGTAATCGGCGAGGCGGGCAGTGGTGAAGAAGCTGTGGTCAAGGCACGTGACCTGCAGCCGGACGTCATCCTGATGGACGTCAGTATGCCCGGCATGAACGGGATTGAGGCCACCAAGGCCATCAAGGCCGAGCGGCCCGGTGTGGGCGTGCTGGTGCTGACCAGCTACGATGACGACGCCTACATTTTTGCCCTGCTCGAAGCGGGCGCAGCGGGTTATCTGCTGAAAAATGCCTCGGAAGACGACCTGCTGGGTGCGGTGCGTGCCGTGGCTGCCGGCGAAAGTGCTCTGCACCCTAGCGTGGCCCGCAAGGTGCTGGAGCGCTTCAGCACCCATACCACCCCAACCCCTCCGGAGGATGACCTGAGTCCCCGCGAACTGGAAGTGCTGCGCGTGGCCGCCACCGGCCGCACCAACAAGGAAATTGCCCGGGATCTGGACATCAGTCCGCGGACAGTGCAGGTTCATCTGGCCAATATTTTTTCCAAGCTGGGTGTAGGCAGCCGCACCGAGGCCGTGCTGCACGGTATCAAACGCGGCTGGATCGACCCCAGGACGCTGTAA
- a CDS encoding GAF domain-containing protein: MSLPPFPPALSAATTTKQFGEALAAFACKVAQAHGVRVWVMQDGRLNEVACDGRGMALSDGTLAAQAMAAGARLDEGMLSAVPFGCGVLEFVGADHEEVGALSQMAPLLGLALEGVQAREARQGRGRVAESVEQLVRRLGGSLDLGEVLTATAESAALALGFGRAFVGLFSEFTERGARTGEVFTYGLDASFTGGIGVGPVSFERLMQRGEVIVYDRARDANSPLAGGLAELNPAMAVIAPLSARGRPLGVLYVDRQTPGPGLTDDDTWLVLTLAEQASLAIDNARLYSTETRKREAAEALREAGAALAGSLHLNETLAGVLERGTSLFGADAAAVYELQPDGRTLTIRNAVGLPSEYVLRVRSKVGAGVTGRAVQRRERVTTPDVRTANLGAGSRYTRQLLAQGTYPYRGVVALPLSTRAGPFGALTLYWSATLPLDADDLALTEVFAAQASLAIENARLYEEELRREREAAVLLNVGRLLGEDQSDRALTEATRLCAVALNAARGLIALVGDDGQVTRCATYNLHPPSADELTSLYAQLGRGPRPLTRRYALPVAGSALIVPLRADLGNEGAAQQGRGSVLGFLYADDPGTEAPNDRVLGLARSVADQMALTLTRERLLVALAREEARYRQLAEGAHDLILSADPQGIITYANPAATRLLQPLTGPLVGTSLLELSSVATRDALYAAWDAAHTRPSGGRADIQVGPYRLEARLSAVRTGVAGGEAGEGVLMVARDLSELQTLAEEITRRGQALEAATSRQSELRTYLTLFTQAQEEERRRISRELHDDTAQVLTATTRRVARLSRELEGEQRARADDILVDLNDAIESVRRFARNLRPSVLDDLGLLPALEWLATQAQTDTRLEVSGPERRLTPTVELTVFRLAQEALNNVDKHAGAHSAAIRVVFSDSGVRVAITDDGQGFTMAQAEKRAQDGHLGLIGLRERVALAGGELDVNSTPGQGTTLIFDLPS, translated from the coding sequence ATGTCCCTGCCTCCCTTTCCTCCGGCCCTGAGCGCTGCCACCACCACCAAGCAGTTCGGTGAGGCGCTGGCGGCGTTTGCGTGCAAGGTGGCGCAGGCCCATGGTGTCCGGGTGTGGGTCATGCAGGACGGGCGGCTGAATGAAGTGGCCTGCGATGGCCGTGGCATGGCCCTGAGCGATGGAACTCTGGCCGCACAGGCCATGGCGGCAGGTGCGCGACTGGACGAAGGCATGCTGAGCGCCGTGCCTTTCGGGTGTGGGGTGCTGGAGTTCGTGGGGGCCGACCACGAAGAGGTGGGAGCCCTGAGCCAGATGGCTCCGCTGCTGGGGCTGGCCCTGGAAGGGGTACAGGCCAGGGAAGCGCGCCAGGGCCGTGGCCGGGTCGCCGAGAGCGTAGAACAGCTGGTGCGCCGTCTGGGCGGAAGCCTGGACCTGGGCGAGGTGTTGACGGCCACCGCCGAGAGTGCAGCCCTGGCGCTGGGATTCGGGCGGGCGTTCGTGGGCCTGTTCAGCGAGTTCACCGAGCGAGGCGCCCGCACGGGCGAGGTCTTCACCTATGGCCTGGACGCCTCCTTTACTGGTGGCATCGGCGTGGGGCCGGTGTCGTTTGAGCGCCTGATGCAGCGTGGGGAGGTCATCGTCTATGACCGCGCGCGTGATGCCAATTCCCCGCTGGCTGGCGGCCTGGCGGAACTGAACCCGGCAATGGCGGTGATTGCCCCGCTCAGCGCGCGTGGCCGGCCACTGGGGGTGTTGTACGTCGACCGCCAGACGCCGGGCCCCGGCCTGACCGACGACGATACCTGGCTGGTGCTGACCCTGGCCGAGCAGGCCAGCCTGGCCATCGACAACGCGCGGCTGTACAGCACCGAGACCCGCAAACGGGAGGCAGCTGAAGCCCTGCGCGAGGCAGGCGCCGCACTGGCCGGCAGCCTGCATCTCAACGAGACCCTGGCGGGCGTGCTGGAGCGCGGGACCAGCCTGTTCGGTGCCGACGCCGCTGCTGTATATGAGCTGCAGCCTGACGGCCGGACCCTGACCATCCGCAATGCGGTGGGCCTGCCCAGCGAATACGTGCTGCGGGTGCGCAGCAAGGTCGGTGCGGGCGTGACCGGGCGCGCCGTACAGCGGCGTGAACGGGTAACCACGCCTGACGTCCGGACGGCGAATCTGGGCGCCGGTAGCCGCTACACCCGTCAGCTTCTGGCGCAGGGAACCTACCCGTACCGGGGCGTGGTGGCCCTGCCGCTGAGTACCCGCGCAGGCCCGTTCGGGGCGCTGACCCTGTACTGGTCAGCCACTTTGCCCCTGGACGCCGATGATCTGGCCCTGACCGAGGTTTTTGCAGCGCAGGCCTCGCTGGCCATCGAGAACGCGCGCCTGTACGAGGAAGAACTGCGCCGCGAGCGTGAGGCGGCCGTGCTGTTGAATGTCGGCCGGCTGCTGGGCGAAGATCAGAGCGACCGCGCTCTGACAGAGGCCACGCGCCTCTGTGCCGTGGCCCTGAATGCCGCGCGCGGTCTGATTGCTCTGGTGGGTGATGACGGTCAGGTGACCCGCTGCGCCACCTACAACCTGCATCCGCCTTCAGCAGATGAACTGACATCGCTGTACGCCCAGCTGGGCCGGGGTCCACGGCCACTGACCCGCCGCTACGCCCTGCCGGTGGCGGGCAGCGCCTTGATTGTTCCCTTGCGCGCAGATCTGGGCAACGAGGGCGCGGCTCAGCAGGGCAGAGGCAGCGTACTGGGCTTCCTGTATGCCGACGACCCGGGTACCGAGGCGCCCAATGACCGGGTGCTGGGCCTGGCCCGCAGCGTGGCGGACCAGATGGCCCTGACCCTGACGCGCGAGCGCCTGCTTGTCGCCCTGGCGCGGGAGGAGGCCCGGTACCGTCAGCTGGCCGAGGGAGCCCATGACCTCATCCTGAGCGCCGATCCGCAGGGCATCATCACCTATGCCAATCCGGCCGCGACCCGCCTGCTGCAGCCCCTCACCGGTCCCCTGGTCGGCACCAGCCTGCTGGAGCTCAGCAGCGTGGCCACCCGGGACGCTCTGTATGCTGCCTGGGACGCGGCACACACCCGCCCCAGCGGAGGCCGCGCCGATATCCAGGTAGGGCCCTACCGCCTGGAAGCCCGTCTGAGTGCTGTGCGGACCGGAGTGGCGGGCGGGGAAGCCGGGGAAGGCGTGCTGATGGTTGCCCGTGACCTCAGCGAACTACAGACGCTGGCCGAGGAAATCACCCGGCGCGGGCAGGCCCTCGAAGCTGCCACCAGCCGCCAGAGCGAACTGCGCACCTATCTGACGCTCTTTACTCAGGCCCAGGAGGAAGAGCGCCGGCGTATCAGCCGCGAACTGCACGACGACACGGCTCAGGTGCTGACTGCGACCACCCGCCGCGTGGCGCGGTTGTCCCGTGAGCTGGAGGGCGAACAGCGCGCCCGTGCCGACGACATCCTGGTTGACCTCAATGACGCCATCGAGAGTGTGAGGCGGTTTGCGCGCAACCTGAGGCCCAGTGTCCTGGACGACCTGGGGCTGCTGCCGGCCCTGGAGTGGCTGGCCACCCAGGCCCAGACCGACACGCGCCTGGAAGTCAGCGGTCCGGAGCGACGCCTGACGCCGACCGTGGAACTCACGGTCTTCCGGCTGGCCCAGGAGGCGCTGAATAACGTGGATAAGCACGCCGGAGCACACAGCGCGGCAATCCGCGTGGTGTTCAGTGATTCGGGCGTTCGGGTGGCCATCACTGACGATGGCCAGGGATTCACCATGGCCCAGGCCGAGAAACGCGCCCAGGACGGCCACCTGGGATTAATTGGTCTGCGTGAACGCGTCGCCCTGGCGGGAGGCGAGCTCGACGTGAACAGTACTCCCGGCCAGGGCACCACCCTGATCTTTGACCTGCCCAGCTGA
- a CDS encoding ABC transporter substrate-binding protein: MKHNFKLGALALTTLALTLAACDNKKSETTTSTTTETSTDSSTTAAGSKSTTLVVQSSADIPTMDPGTTYDTSSGQVVENLYETLVTYKGNSLTELEPLLATEWTESEDGREYRFTLRDGVKFHSGNTMTCADAEYTFRRNLVTNTAESGNWFLSESLLGTASNANDDKSITWAKISSAVRCDEGTLVFTLPKADPAFISKLAYTGQSIVDSAHAKEIGEWDGTESTWKEAVGKDLTGSPLAQNPSGTGAYKLLNKDANAVTAQAFADYWGEKPAIQNVLLQKVPEQAPRLQAFEKGDADIVETGGRPIIESQLRGKPGIVIVDDLPDTSAFGISMNHAIKGDVVGSGKLDGKGIPANFFSDVDVRRGFVAAFNVPQYIEEVQSGKGEPRNFLLPDTFPGYNKDLEAPKFDLEAAKASFQKAWGGEVWKNGFLLNVSYRANSIPAQTGMEMLKKNIESINPKFRVNLVAKEWSKLLEDGNEGKEAMVMTGWAPDYADPDNFVHTFYSSEGYYQPRLNFKDEQIDAWINEARSTTDTDRRNELYTNIAKRAMDQAYFIMMPSNPGILAHREALGGISQDTFNPMLSFPTGTLWKNLTKS, from the coding sequence ATGAAGCATAACTTCAAACTCGGCGCGCTTGCGCTGACGACGCTGGCATTGACGCTGGCGGCCTGTGACAATAAGAAGTCCGAGACCACCACCTCGACCACAACCGAGACCTCGACCGACAGCAGCACGACGGCGGCGGGCAGTAAGAGCACCACTCTGGTCGTGCAGTCCAGTGCCGATATTCCCACCATGGATCCCGGCACCACCTACGACACCAGCAGTGGACAGGTGGTCGAGAACCTCTACGAAACCCTGGTGACCTATAAAGGCAACAGCCTGACTGAGCTTGAACCCTTGCTGGCCACCGAGTGGACCGAAAGCGAGGATGGCAGGGAATACCGCTTTACCCTGCGCGACGGCGTGAAGTTCCACAGCGGCAATACCATGACCTGCGCGGACGCTGAATACACTTTCCGCCGCAATCTGGTCACCAACACCGCGGAGAGTGGCAACTGGTTCCTGTCCGAGAGCCTGCTGGGCACGGCCAGCAACGCCAACGACGACAAGAGCATCACCTGGGCCAAGATTTCCAGCGCTGTGAGGTGTGACGAGGGTACGCTGGTGTTTACGCTGCCCAAGGCTGACCCTGCCTTTATCAGCAAGCTGGCCTACACCGGCCAGAGTATCGTGGACAGCGCCCATGCCAAGGAAATCGGCGAGTGGGACGGCACCGAGTCTACCTGGAAAGAGGCAGTGGGCAAGGACCTGACCGGCAGTCCTCTGGCGCAGAACCCCAGCGGAACGGGTGCCTACAAGCTGCTCAATAAAGATGCCAACGCGGTGACCGCTCAGGCGTTTGCGGACTACTGGGGCGAGAAGCCCGCCATTCAGAACGTTCTGCTGCAGAAGGTTCCTGAGCAGGCGCCGCGTCTGCAGGCCTTCGAAAAGGGAGATGCGGACATTGTCGAGACCGGTGGCCGTCCCATCATCGAGTCGCAGCTCAGGGGCAAGCCCGGCATTGTCATCGTGGATGATCTGCCCGATACCAGCGCGTTCGGGATCAGCATGAACCACGCCATAAAGGGTGACGTGGTCGGCAGCGGCAAGCTCGACGGCAAGGGCATTCCTGCCAACTTCTTCAGTGACGTGGATGTGCGCCGCGGCTTCGTTGCGGCCTTCAACGTGCCCCAGTACATCGAGGAAGTGCAGAGCGGGAAGGGTGAGCCGCGCAATTTCCTGCTTCCCGACACCTTCCCTGGCTACAACAAGGACCTGGAGGCGCCCAAGTTTGACCTCGAAGCGGCCAAGGCTTCGTTCCAGAAGGCCTGGGGTGGAGAGGTATGGAAGAACGGTTTCCTCCTCAACGTCTCCTACCGCGCCAACAGCATTCCGGCCCAGACAGGCATGGAAATGTTGAAAAAGAACATCGAGTCCATCAACCCCAAGTTCCGGGTCAATCTGGTTGCCAAGGAGTGGAGCAAGCTGCTGGAGGACGGGAACGAGGGCAAGGAAGCCATGGTCATGACCGGCTGGGCCCCTGACTACGCCGACCCTGACAACTTCGTACACACCTTCTACAGCTCCGAGGGCTACTATCAGCCCCGTCTGAACTTCAAAGACGAGCAGATTGACGCCTGGATCAACGAGGCGCGCAGCACCACCGACACCGACCGCCGCAATGAGCTGTACACCAACATTGCCAAGCGGGCCATGGACCAGGCGTACTTCATTATGATGCCCAGCAACCCCGGGATTCTGGCCCACCGCGAGGCCCTGGGTGGCATCAGTCAGGATACCTTCAACCCTATGCTTTCCTTCCCCACCGGGACCCTCTGGAAGAACCTCACCAAGAGCTGA
- a CDS encoding Hsp33 family molecular chaperone HslO — protein MTDAIPASFVLRGTAAENTLRLVGMDATRIVEDARLRHGLSKTATAVLGRTMTASALLATVLGKRSDSRVTVRVHGGGPVGLVVAEGSVDGRIRGYVGHPDADLPLRESDGKLDVSGLVGTDGELEVTRLLDNGEPYTGSVHLISGEIAEDVSTYLGVSEQIPNAALLGVYEEGGRVHRAGGVLIQAMPGVSDETLARLEANIRAFGQITDHLRRGSLMEAMTVLTEGLNLTLAPEAQPAAFQCRCTRERASDSLRFFNAEERQEMIDAGGQGVHCHWCSETYHITPAEIAALDAQIERARA, from the coding sequence ATGACTGACGCCATTCCTGCTTCATTTGTTCTGCGTGGCACTGCGGCCGAGAACACCCTGCGCCTCGTGGGGATGGACGCAACACGGATCGTGGAAGACGCCCGGCTGCGTCATGGGCTGAGTAAAACCGCCACTGCGGTGCTGGGCCGGACCATGACGGCCTCGGCCCTGCTGGCCACGGTGCTGGGGAAACGCAGTGACAGCCGGGTGACCGTGCGCGTGCATGGTGGTGGTCCCGTGGGCCTGGTCGTTGCCGAGGGCAGTGTGGACGGCCGCATCCGCGGGTACGTGGGACACCCGGACGCTGACCTGCCGTTGCGAGAAAGTGACGGCAAGCTGGATGTCAGCGGTCTGGTCGGGACCGATGGAGAACTTGAGGTCACGCGCCTGCTCGACAACGGTGAGCCCTACACCGGCAGCGTTCACCTGATCAGCGGCGAAATTGCTGAGGACGTCAGCACCTACCTGGGAGTCTCGGAGCAGATTCCCAATGCCGCGCTGCTGGGAGTCTATGAGGAAGGGGGACGGGTCCACCGTGCCGGGGGGGTGCTGATTCAGGCCATGCCTGGGGTCAGCGACGAGACCCTGGCCCGTCTGGAGGCCAATATCCGGGCTTTCGGACAGATCACCGACCACCTGCGGCGGGGCAGCCTGATGGAAGCGATGACGGTCCTGACAGAAGGCCTGAATCTGACCCTGGCGCCCGAGGCCCAGCCGGCGGCCTTCCAGTGCCGCTGCACGCGGGAGAGGGCCAGCGACAGCCTGCGGTTTTTCAATGCCGAAGAACGCCAGGAAATGATTGATGCCGGAGGTCAGGGCGTGCACTGCCACTGGTGCAGCGAGACCTACCACATCACGCCCGCCGAGATCGCGGCCCTGGACGCCCAGATCGAACGCGCCCGCGCCTGA
- a CDS encoding S1C family serine protease, whose protein sequence is MKRPLFATTLVLVGLGLGATLLRDQVPPGTAQAPAVPQAERSARLQNEQNTMDIVRRYEPGLVFISTEQQVVRQDPLGWMFGGGQETQVQQGVGSGFFVNKAGDILTNYHVIAAESPTGAADRITIRLMGREESITARVIGLAPQYDLALIRAEKLDPKLITPIPLGNSDTLAVGQKAVAMGAPFGLDFSVTEGIVSNAARTIPIGFSASGEGIMQRAIQTDAAINPGNSGGPLLDSSGKVIGINTQIISPGVQAGGVGQNAGIGFAIPVNAARNLLPRLQEARGGVVSAPRLGLAAGLVVQSARGTVPAGLSLLSSEAKQQLKLPETGLVIGEVVPGSPAARAGLRGAQQEQRFPGGKIALGSDVIVKADGRAVDALEDLQAALLNKREGDQVTLQVVRGGERREVKVTLDASAFK, encoded by the coding sequence ATGAAACGACCCCTGTTTGCCACGACGCTGGTGCTGGTGGGCCTGGGTCTGGGCGCCACGCTCCTGCGCGACCAGGTCCCACCAGGAACGGCTCAGGCTCCGGCAGTCCCTCAGGCTGAGCGTTCTGCACGGCTACAGAACGAACAGAACACCATGGATATCGTGCGCCGCTACGAGCCGGGACTGGTGTTTATCAGTACCGAGCAGCAGGTGGTACGTCAGGACCCCTTGGGCTGGATGTTCGGTGGCGGTCAGGAAACCCAGGTGCAGCAGGGTGTAGGCAGCGGCTTTTTCGTCAACAAGGCCGGGGACATCCTGACCAACTACCACGTGATCGCGGCCGAAAGCCCGACCGGGGCGGCGGACCGCATCACCATCCGCCTGATGGGCCGCGAAGAGAGCATTACAGCCCGCGTGATTGGTCTGGCGCCGCAGTACGACCTGGCACTGATCCGCGCTGAGAAGCTGGACCCGAAACTGATTACACCGATACCACTGGGAAACAGCGATACCCTGGCCGTGGGGCAAAAGGCCGTGGCCATGGGGGCTCCGTTCGGGCTGGACTTCAGCGTCACTGAAGGCATTGTCAGCAACGCTGCCCGCACCATCCCCATCGGTTTCAGCGCCTCGGGTGAGGGCATCATGCAGCGGGCCATTCAGACCGACGCGGCCATCAACCCGGGAAACAGTGGGGGTCCGCTGCTGGACAGCTCGGGCAAGGTCATCGGCATCAATACCCAGATCATCAGTCCCGGTGTGCAGGCTGGCGGTGTAGGACAAAACGCCGGAATCGGCTTTGCCATTCCCGTCAACGCGGCCAGAAACCTGCTGCCCCGGCTGCAGGAGGCGCGTGGTGGCGTCGTGAGTGCGCCGCGACTGGGCCTGGCGGCCGGGCTGGTGGTACAAAGTGCACGCGGTACGGTGCCGGCCGGCCTGAGCCTGCTGAGCAGCGAGGCCAAGCAGCAGCTGAAGCTGCCGGAAACGGGACTGGTGATCGGAGAGGTGGTTCCCGGCTCGCCTGCGGCCCGCGCTGGCCTGCGCGGTGCCCAGCAGGAGCAACGCTTCCCGGGGGGCAAGATCGCACTGGGCAGTGACGTGATTGTCAAAGCCGATGGCAGGGCGGTGGACGCCCTGGAGGATCTGCAGGCGGCGCTGCTCAACAAGCGGGAGGGCGATCAGGTGACCCTGCAGGTGGTGCGCGGCGGCGAGCGGCGTGAAGTGAAGGTCACGCTGGACGCCAGCGCCTTCAAGTGA
- a CDS encoding YkoP family protein produces the protein MNDAGQGLNPREALLRAGAFGAWAGGHGGGPEVALLVPVGTAAELHLSLEALKGQGMQASLVLPTRLTQQAPELLQEATLAGHELSGRGDPTGLALLEAVASQPVTTWDARDLPWLALKVLAEQGVSPLPRPVARPEPGQTLELQPSELTTRLTALRQSGYRPVPLRQLPGLRRAHGHDLALLIYRGLVEDRFARALGVIDLTQRADGVMRIAPLDHAPAPLPLAPGTPTAELHLHSPRIVGLASRGALGAYRAYQRSLRDVAQALEVMPELQEAQAVFAVTLFHAPLAQSGFTLLELPAARAHWYALGFRLIRLMYGTARTPSEGKPKMAWMRREAFLERYGR, from the coding sequence ATGAATGACGCCGGGCAGGGACTGAATCCACGTGAGGCACTGCTGCGCGCCGGAGCGTTCGGGGCGTGGGCAGGGGGGCACGGTGGTGGGCCAGAAGTGGCGCTGCTGGTTCCGGTCGGCACCGCAGCTGAGCTGCACCTGAGCCTGGAAGCATTGAAGGGTCAGGGCATGCAGGCGAGTCTGGTCCTGCCGACCAGGCTGACGCAGCAGGCACCGGAACTGCTTCAGGAGGCCACCCTGGCCGGTCACGAACTGTCGGGCCGGGGCGATCCGACCGGGCTGGCCCTGCTGGAAGCTGTGGCGTCCCAGCCGGTCACCACCTGGGACGCTCGGGATCTGCCCTGGTTGGCGCTGAAGGTGCTGGCGGAACAGGGGGTCTCTCCTCTGCCCCGCCCTGTGGCCCGGCCAGAACCGGGCCAGACGCTTGAACTGCAGCCATCTGAACTGACCACCCGTCTGACCGCTCTGCGCCAGTCCGGGTACCGCCCGGTTCCTCTCCGCCAGCTGCCCGGATTGCGCCGCGCACACGGACACGATCTGGCGCTCCTGATCTACCGGGGGCTGGTCGAGGACCGCTTTGCTCGGGCCTTAGGCGTCATTGACCTGACACAACGCGCCGATGGAGTCATGCGGATCGCGCCACTCGACCACGCTCCGGCTCCGCTTCCACTGGCCCCTGGCACACCCACCGCCGAACTCCACCTGCACTCGCCGCGCATCGTGGGGTTGGCGAGCCGCGGCGCGCTGGGAGCCTACCGGGCCTACCAGCGGAGTCTGCGGGACGTGGCGCAGGCCCTGGAGGTCATGCCAGAGTTGCAGGAGGCACAAGCTGTATTCGCGGTGACCTTGTTTCATGCACCTCTGGCGCAGTCGGGCTTCACGCTGCTGGAGCTGCCGGCGGCCCGTGCCCACTGGTACGCCCTGGGGTTTCGGCTGATCCGCCTGATGTACGGCACGGCGCGGACTCCCAGCGAAGGAAAGCCGAAAATGGCCTGGATGCGCCGAGAAGCTTTTCTGGAACGCTACGGCCGCTGA
- a CDS encoding site-2 protease family protein has product MGLINLLTSNPTAFVIIAAALVLSLTIHEFAHAWTADRLGDPTPRRYGRVTLNPGKHLDPLGTLLLLLVGFGFAKPVPINPMNLGRWGTLWVSAAGPISNLLIALVSALLLKIVPPSDLTLTVLLTVLTVNVVLAIFNLIPIPLLDGSRILGALVPSLGRSLAQFEAMPFSFLLVMGFIFLAQEPIGQLIGTVRGWVLGFVGFV; this is encoded by the coding sequence ATGGGCCTCATCAACCTGCTGACCAGCAACCCCACAGCGTTCGTGATCATCGCTGCCGCGCTGGTGCTGTCTTTGACCATCCACGAATTCGCGCATGCCTGGACTGCTGACCGTCTGGGGGACCCCACCCCACGCCGGTATGGCCGCGTGACCCTCAATCCCGGAAAACATCTCGACCCGCTGGGTACGTTACTGCTGCTGCTGGTCGGCTTTGGTTTTGCCAAGCCGGTGCCCATCAATCCCATGAACCTCGGACGTTGGGGCACGCTGTGGGTTTCGGCAGCCGGGCCTATCAGTAACCTGCTGATTGCCCTGGTCTCGGCGCTGCTGCTGAAGATTGTGCCTCCCTCGGACCTGACGCTGACGGTCCTGCTGACAGTTCTGACCGTGAATGTGGTCCTGGCGATCTTCAACCTGATTCCCATTCCTCTGCTGGACGGCAGCCGCATCCTGGGCGCCCTGGTACCCAGCCTGGGCCGCAGCCTCGCGCAGTTCGAGGCGATGCCCTTCAGCTTTCTGCTGGTGATGGGCTTTATTTTCCTGGCGCAGGAACCGATCGGTCAGCTGATAGGCACGGTGCGCGGATGGGTGTTGGGGTTCGTGGGCTTTGTCTGA